A DNA window from Fibrobacter sp. contains the following coding sequences:
- a CDS encoding type I restriction-modification system subunit M, giving the protein MNTEELKAKTIALIDALKSTTGAYGLANGGNEYKIITEIFLYKFFNDKFAFEAKNQKTPYKKRLSKAEKWDVEYDSFTDEEVEDLFSYMGGGVPLIKPHQTLSHLYNASTQGDFSALLDSTLVDIATFNQDQFSVVTSGKAKVNIFAAVTPYVTDIGKRDAFAKALVKNIAEFNFEEVFNEKYDFFSGIFEYLIKDYNNAGGGKYAEYFTPRAIAQVMSQLLVDPEVEYKGATCYDPSAGTGTLLMALAHQVGEDRCSIYSQDISDKSSEMLRLNLILNNLVGSLPNVVQGNTLLEPAHVEKDGCLKKFDFVVSNPPFKLDFPEYSDTLAADSVRFWAGIPNKVKNIDPNKPKMAIYTCFIQHVINSIKPDGKGAIVIPTGFLTSKPPKKGQGKKSVEYKILEHLTDKHIINGVVSMPGNVFANTPTNVSVLFFDKSLKKDSDKVILIDASKLGEEYKEGNNQKRRLRPEEIEKIVTTFRKKKNVENFSVAVSYKDIKEKGYSLSAGQYFDIKVEYVEITPEEFKAKIKGFAKELETLSAQGLELDNQILKNLKGMKI; this is encoded by the coding sequence ATGAATACCGAAGAACTTAAAGCTAAAACCATTGCACTTATTGACGCACTTAAGAGTACTACAGGTGCATACGGTCTTGCAAATGGTGGTAACGAGTATAAGATTATCACCGAGATATTTCTCTACAAGTTCTTTAATGATAAGTTTGCCTTCGAAGCAAAGAATCAAAAGACTCCATACAAAAAGCGTCTAAGTAAAGCTGAAAAGTGGGATGTTGAATACGACTCCTTTACTGATGAAGAGGTGGAGGATTTATTCTCTTACATGGGTGGGGGAGTTCCCTTAATCAAACCTCATCAGACTTTAAGCCATTTATACAACGCCTCTACACAGGGCGATTTCTCGGCTTTACTGGATTCCACTTTGGTGGATATTGCAACCTTCAATCAAGATCAGTTCTCCGTGGTGACATCGGGAAAGGCAAAGGTGAATATTTTTGCTGCAGTTACCCCCTATGTTACTGACATCGGTAAGCGAGATGCTTTTGCCAAGGCTTTGGTGAAGAACATTGCCGAATTTAACTTTGAAGAAGTTTTCAATGAAAAGTACGACTTCTTTAGCGGCATTTTTGAATACTTGATTAAGGATTACAACAATGCCGGTGGCGGCAAGTATGCTGAATACTTCACCCCGCGAGCCATTGCACAAGTGATGTCTCAGCTTTTGGTGGATCCAGAAGTTGAATACAAGGGTGCAACCTGTTATGACCCCAGTGCTGGTACTGGAACGCTCCTTATGGCACTTGCGCACCAGGTGGGCGAGGACCGTTGTTCCATTTACAGCCAGGATATTTCGGATAAGTCCAGCGAAATGCTGCGATTGAACTTGATTCTGAATAATTTGGTAGGTAGCTTGCCCAATGTGGTTCAGGGAAACACCCTTTTGGAGCCTGCCCATGTTGAAAAAGATGGCTGTCTCAAGAAGTTTGACTTTGTGGTAAGTAATCCGCCGTTCAAATTAGACTTCCCTGAATATTCCGATACCCTAGCAGCAGACAGTGTTCGCTTTTGGGCTGGTATTCCCAATAAGGTGAAGAATATTGACCCAAACAAGCCCAAGATGGCCATTTACACTTGCTTTATTCAGCATGTGATTAACTCTATAAAACCTGATGGCAAGGGTGCTATTGTTATTCCAACAGGCTTTTTAACAAGTAAACCGCCCAAAAAGGGACAAGGGAAAAAGAGTGTTGAATATAAAATACTTGAACACTTAACGGATAAACATATTATTAATGGTGTTGTCAGCATGCCTGGCAATGTGTTTGCAAACACCCCTACTAATGTTTCCGTATTGTTCTTCGATAAATCTCTCAAGAAGGACTCCGATAAGGTTATTCTGATTGATGCCAGCAAACTTGGCGAGGAATACAAGGAAGGCAATAATCAGAAGCGTCGTTTACGCCCTGAGGAAATCGAAAAGATTGTAACTACCTTCCGTAAAAAGAAAAATGTAGAAAATTTTTCTGTTGCCGTAAGCTACAAGGATATCAAGGAAAAAGGCTACAGTCTAAGTGCTGGCCAATATTTTGATATCAAGGTGGAATACGTAGAGATTACGCCAGAGGAATTCAAGGCCAAGATAAAGGGCTTTGCCAAGGAACTGGAAACCCTTTCTGCCCAAGGACTAGAACTTGACAATCAAATTCTCAAGAACCTTAAAGGAATGAAAATTTAA
- a CDS encoding DUF262 domain-containing protein — MSAEMICMPEATEKSFWEILNKTSDGFNIYIPRIQRDYAQGRMDETSSHIRDNFLNDIFESLVNPKKILDINFIYGNVEEERFIPIDGQQRLTTLFLLHWYFAQYSKKIADSEVKKRLGFFQYETRHVTGKFCSNLVEKVVLLLDDVSDTFKISDEIRNYYWFFSDFENDSSIKSMLVMLDAIHEKAQNTIKKGYDLHGVFDLLTSEDAPIRFLYLNINDIGLTDNIYIKMNARGKALTHFENFKAQLSNFLVQDSESLRDSFLGKVNGIWSEFFWNPEFRKKSIDPVTGKEFIETNYDAHMMKFFRFAMFMDYVVNLEDEAVRSAQKNIRDVLKTLTEETDARFTSRLFKDAFADIGPIKSSKPVLSCETFKRIERLLDILVYRKKTTSDIHFANVNEIGISYVDEKKSFLRLIGSLDEKRAQSNEEILVLFAEYQFLLKYSNPDGSFDKEFELNRLLRVVHNLIKPTLNLQMDVFFAMARSIYQVIEAGKTLDIYEFFASLKKEDHGLYRFTAFTTEQVVEESIKSKLIKNSKEWRDAIYEAEKGFLGGNLSMLFDFSGIWEINENGLLNKILSEEMSNQECFDKFLSYYKKFNLFFDKNGEKVEIAENSLFKRALLCYGGPDSYMLPSNKPIQSFLVDSDRDHGFGRLFRDRNGNKRSFFKELMDSVDSEKEIIPQLEAIVGSKSFDENERWKVYFVKEARILNSLHGQSSDRDGKSIFEIPKRFIRRNNNDDILLLTKMQTSSINRELYSYVLYLLACDKKVDIHYHAESTDGAVKYAYYTNKQNQEIRILYKRKDDENGYVFVAEHDGSIVMWYQDITLMLDYVVKTAK, encoded by the coding sequence ATGAGTGCAGAAATGATTTGCATGCCTGAAGCAACGGAAAAAAGTTTTTGGGAAATTCTCAATAAAACCTCAGATGGCTTTAACATCTATATACCTAGAATTCAAAGAGATTATGCCCAAGGCCGAATGGATGAGACTTCATCTCATATTAGAGATAATTTCTTAAATGACATTTTTGAGTCTCTTGTTAATCCGAAAAAAATACTGGACATTAACTTTATCTATGGGAATGTTGAAGAAGAAAGATTTATTCCTATTGATGGTCAGCAGCGATTAACAACGCTTTTTTTACTGCATTGGTATTTTGCACAATACTCAAAGAAAATTGCAGATTCAGAAGTAAAGAAGAGATTGGGATTTTTCCAGTATGAAACTCGACATGTAACCGGAAAGTTCTGCAGTAACCTTGTTGAAAAAGTTGTTTTGTTGTTAGATGATGTTTCGGATACATTTAAAATATCTGATGAAATCCGAAACTACTACTGGTTCTTTTCGGATTTTGAAAATGATTCTTCCATCAAGTCTATGCTCGTGATGCTTGATGCCATCCATGAAAAGGCACAAAATACAATAAAAAAAGGTTATGACTTGCACGGCGTATTCGACTTGCTAACATCCGAGGATGCTCCAATTCGCTTCCTTTATCTTAATATAAATGATATTGGTTTGACGGATAACATTTATATTAAAATGAACGCTCGCGGAAAGGCTCTCACTCATTTTGAAAATTTTAAAGCTCAGCTTAGCAATTTTTTAGTGCAAGATAGTGAATCTTTAAGAGATTCTTTCTTGGGTAAGGTGAATGGAATTTGGTCTGAATTCTTTTGGAATCCAGAATTTCGTAAGAAAAGTATAGATCCGGTAACAGGTAAAGAATTCATTGAGACGAATTACGATGCTCACATGATGAAATTTTTTCGATTTGCCATGTTCATGGATTATGTGGTAAATCTGGAAGATGAGGCTGTAAGATCCGCTCAAAAAAATATTCGCGATGTACTTAAAACGTTGACTGAAGAAACTGATGCTCGTTTTACTTCAAGACTATTTAAAGATGCTTTTGCCGATATCGGTCCTATAAAATCGTCTAAACCGGTACTATCTTGCGAAACTTTCAAAAGAATAGAACGCCTCCTTGATATTTTGGTTTATAGAAAAAAGACCACTTCTGATATACATTTTGCAAATGTAAATGAAATTGGCATTTCTTATGTAGATGAGAAAAAATCATTCTTGCGGTTGATTGGCTCCTTAGACGAAAAACGTGCACAATCTAATGAGGAAATTCTTGTTCTTTTTGCAGAATACCAATTTCTGCTAAAATATTCGAACCCTGATGGTTCTTTCGATAAAGAGTTTGAATTGAATAGATTACTTCGAGTTGTCCATAACTTAATAAAGCCAACGTTAAATTTGCAGATGGACGTATTCTTTGCGATGGCTCGAAGTATATATCAAGTGATTGAAGCTGGTAAAACTCTTGATATATACGAATTCTTTGCATCATTGAAAAAAGAAGATCATGGTCTTTATCGTTTTACTGCATTTACCACAGAACAAGTTGTTGAAGAATCAATCAAGTCAAAATTGATAAAGAATAGTAAAGAATGGCGTGACGCAATATATGAAGCAGAAAAAGGATTCCTAGGAGGGAATCTCAGCATGCTATTTGATTTCTCAGGAATTTGGGAAATCAATGAAAATGGCCTTTTAAACAAAATCCTGTCCGAGGAAATGTCTAACCAGGAATGTTTTGACAAATTCTTATCATACTATAAAAAGTTCAATTTATTCTTTGATAAGAATGGCGAAAAGGTTGAAATTGCGGAAAATTCTTTATTTAAAAGAGCGTTACTTTGCTATGGTGGTCCCGATAGCTATATGCTTCCTTCCAATAAACCTATTCAAAGTTTCCTGGTGGATAGTGATCGCGACCATGGTTTTGGTCGTCTCTTCAGGGACCGTAATGGCAATAAGAGATCGTTCTTTAAAGAATTAATGGACAGCGTTGATTCAGAGAAAGAAATTATCCCTCAGCTTGAAGCTATCGTTGGTAGTAAGTCTTTTGATGAAAATGAACGTTGGAAGGTTTATTTCGTTAAGGAAGCTAGAATCTTAAATAGTCTTCACGGTCAATCAAGTGATAGAGACGGCAAGAGTATTTTTGAAATTCCAAAACGTTTTATTCGCAGAAACAATAATGATGATATCTTACTGTTGACTAAAATGCAAACTAGCTCTATAAATAGAGAACTTTATTCTTATGTTCTTTATTTGCTTGCTTGCGATAAAAAAGTCGACATCCACTATCATGCAGAATCAACAGATGGTGCTGTTAAGTACGCCTATTACACAAATAAACAGAATCAAGAAATCAGAATCTTATATAAAAGAAAAGATGATGAGAATGGTTACGTTTTTGTTGCCGAACATGATGGAAGTATAGTGATGTGGTATCAGGATATCACGCTGATGCTAGATTACGTTGTAAAGACTGCGAAGTAG
- a CDS encoding HEPN domain-containing protein, producing the protein MSISDAINKINQVRIVKKIKQAVGFFVGQQKLFSQYDSIEDFVCKNKDSSKETAFMNSLDTIIDPVSKILVSEQCYISLNYIADFCYDYLTKNAGATPLHSSNNIYNNIASFLSKFYCGSPDFLIFPIRGWGYVNDDFLFFWKKQRVKFFYEKNLKCALFPQTNSFKKTETVINSYLKNFNISDINVEQYSFNDVYKWIAYNPILVIPILRKPSSVYDGYKYILFELKMTVYTLTLISALMKKKLSGNIISSTRINNFETWDYKHFLSLTNLSAKKSDLMSVPFNIRANELFALTELNFEYATKWSVVSRNAYADVIRCMDFLKKKRLQASLNLFEESFCEKIIQSLKFYHLSFSYQLKEEDAALNLAIAIESLCVDKYEKGNTDRLYRHIRKFLTHTTFVKTLKAREELKVLYAARCEVAHSAKLQKKVDIDVCRLAYIGIFLKIMRNWNHLDFKTEFTLKKFAESIPCR; encoded by the coding sequence GTGAGTATTTCTGATGCGATTAATAAGATTAATCAGGTCCGTATCGTAAAAAAAATAAAACAGGCTGTTGGCTTTTTTGTTGGACAACAAAAGTTGTTTTCTCAATACGATTCTATAGAAGATTTTGTTTGTAAAAATAAGGATTCGTCTAAAGAAACTGCTTTTATGAATAGTTTGGATACAATAATTGATCCTGTATCCAAGATCCTTGTTTCGGAACAGTGTTATATATCGTTAAATTATATTGCCGATTTTTGTTATGATTACTTAACGAAAAATGCAGGAGCCACACCTCTTCACTCCTCAAATAATATTTACAATAACATTGCGTCTTTTTTATCAAAGTTTTATTGTGGTTCCCCGGATTTTCTCATTTTTCCGATACGAGGTTGGGGCTATGTTAATGACGATTTTCTGTTCTTTTGGAAGAAACAGCGAGTGAAGTTTTTTTATGAAAAAAACTTGAAATGTGCGTTATTTCCACAAACAAATAGTTTTAAAAAAACAGAAACCGTTATAAATTCGTATTTAAAGAATTTTAATATTTCTGATATAAATGTTGAACAATACAGTTTTAATGATGTTTACAAATGGATTGCCTATAATCCGATTCTCGTCATACCAATATTAAGAAAACCAAGTAGTGTGTACGATGGCTATAAGTATATCCTATTTGAATTGAAAATGACTGTTTATACACTTACTTTAATTTCTGCATTGATGAAAAAGAAATTAAGTGGTAACATCATTTCGTCTACAAGAATAAATAATTTTGAAACATGGGATTATAAGCATTTTCTATCTCTAACAAATTTATCTGCAAAAAAATCTGATTTGATGTCTGTACCCTTCAACATTCGGGCTAACGAATTATTCGCTTTAACAGAATTAAATTTTGAGTATGCTACAAAGTGGTCTGTTGTTAGCCGCAATGCATATGCCGATGTCATTCGGTGTATGGATTTTCTAAAGAAAAAACGCTTGCAAGCATCTTTGAACTTGTTTGAAGAAAGTTTTTGTGAAAAAATAATTCAGTCTTTAAAATTTTATCATTTAAGTTTTTCATATCAACTCAAAGAAGAAGATGCTGCACTGAATTTGGCGATAGCGATAGAATCGCTATGTGTAGATAAATATGAAAAAGGAAATACAGATCGTTTGTATCGTCATATAAGAAAATTTTTGACCCATACTACTTTTGTAAAAACATTGAAAGCAAGAGAAGAATTGAAAGTTCTGTATGCTGCTCGCTGTGAGGTTGCACACTCAGCAAAACTTCAAAAAAAGGTAGATATTGATGTTTGTAGACTTGCTTACATAGGTATTTTTTTGAAGATTATGCGTAATTGGAATCACCTCGATTTCAAAACAGAATTTACTTTGAAAAAATTTGCTGAATCTATACCTTGTCGGTAG
- a CDS encoding DUF262 domain-containing protein encodes MSVINETQVSLKSIADISEMNVSFFIDAYQRGYRWTPVEVRDLLEDVREFSHCKKDEKSFYCLQPIIVTKNEGGAYKVIDGQQRLTTIFLIYVFYRAIASRFAPEVMPFELHYNGKERLETCLNELLEKSYGDAVSVDDNMSDYESDIDCHYILDAYKYVCDYFQNLYKDVHIRGDVNEIKKILDNGLKVIWYEILNCDQQKEIDVFTKINMGKIPLTNAELIKALLLRKNADLSKDLESTQMNISVKWDEIESKLMEKSFWSFLVNDREHRYATRIDFIFQVMARDINDRILKNADEEYPNEERFTVDFEGVNKDKYAFYVFSNYVRYLEKDKSVGYVKCIWDEVCEYYRMFKDWFQNVHWYHKIGLIVCCAESDNIDVILKLSKLYRNEHDQGIGHKRYFEQQLIAEVKQLIFGDEKADESDIESCVESLDYDNSDGVRKVLLLYNIAWLELCKENGRFPFEKYKDEEISWDIEHINAVADGMPTNGRNDSEDNDRLIWLKNLKVLPELNEICLEDGRNAATLLSDIESKKLYLDKNQPGADDFKKLYEAVIKYFEDFEGTDNSIANLTLLDSGTNRSYRNAVFPIKRQTILENSMKDVFIPLCTKKVFMKAFVGSKNLLRWHSDDKNAYKKDLIDCISKYLSEVL; translated from the coding sequence ATGTCTGTAATTAACGAAACTCAAGTATCTCTTAAATCTATCGCTGATATAAGCGAAATGAATGTGTCATTCTTTATTGACGCCTATCAGCGTGGTTACAGATGGACTCCAGTAGAAGTACGAGATCTATTAGAAGATGTTCGTGAGTTTAGCCACTGTAAGAAAGACGAAAAATCATTTTATTGCCTTCAACCCATAATTGTTACAAAAAATGAAGGTGGAGCATATAAGGTTATTGATGGACAACAGCGCCTAACCACGATATTCCTTATTTACGTTTTTTACCGAGCTATAGCCAGTCGATTTGCTCCTGAAGTGATGCCTTTTGAATTGCATTATAACGGAAAAGAACGTCTTGAAACATGTCTTAATGAATTGCTTGAGAAATCTTACGGAGATGCGGTTTCCGTTGATGATAACATGTCGGATTACGAGAGTGATATAGACTGTCATTATATTCTCGATGCCTATAAATACGTATGTGATTATTTTCAGAACCTATATAAAGATGTACATATTCGCGGTGATGTAAACGAAATTAAAAAGATTCTTGATAATGGTTTAAAAGTTATTTGGTATGAGATTCTAAACTGTGACCAACAAAAGGAAATTGATGTCTTTACCAAAATAAATATGGGTAAAATTCCGCTCACCAATGCGGAATTAATTAAAGCTCTTTTACTGCGAAAAAATGCAGATTTGTCAAAAGATCTTGAATCAACTCAAATGAACATTTCTGTAAAATGGGATGAAATAGAGTCAAAATTGATGGAAAAATCATTCTGGAGTTTTCTTGTAAACGATCGAGAACATCGTTATGCAACAAGGATTGATTTTATTTTCCAGGTGATGGCAAGAGATATAAACGATCGCATCCTTAAAAATGCTGATGAGGAATATCCAAATGAAGAACGATTTACGGTTGACTTTGAAGGTGTGAATAAAGATAAATACGCCTTCTATGTATTCAGCAATTATGTTCGTTATTTGGAGAAGGATAAATCTGTTGGATATGTCAAATGCATTTGGGATGAAGTCTGTGAATATTATCGAATGTTTAAGGACTGGTTCCAAAATGTGCATTGGTATCACAAAATTGGACTTATAGTTTGTTGTGCTGAATCAGACAATATTGATGTCATTTTAAAACTCTCTAAGCTATATCGTAATGAACACGATCAAGGTATTGGCCATAAAAGATACTTCGAACAACAACTTATTGCAGAAGTAAAACAACTGATTTTTGGTGATGAAAAAGCAGACGAGTCTGACATTGAATCCTGTGTAGAATCTTTAGATTATGATAATTCGGATGGCGTAAGGAAGGTCTTGCTTTTGTACAATATTGCATGGCTTGAATTATGCAAGGAAAATGGACGTTTCCCATTTGAAAAATACAAAGATGAAGAAATATCATGGGACATAGAGCATATTAACGCAGTTGCTGATGGTATGCCGACCAATGGTAGAAATGACTCCGAAGATAATGATCGCCTTATTTGGTTAAAAAACTTAAAGGTCTTACCAGAATTAAATGAAATATGCTTAGAAGATGGCAGAAATGCTGCGACTTTGCTTTCTGATATAGAATCAAAGAAACTTTATTTGGATAAAAATCAACCAGGTGCGGATGATTTCAAAAAACTTTATGAAGCTGTGATTAAATATTTTGAAGATTTTGAGGGAACAGATAATTCAATCGCAAATTTGACTTTGCTAGATTCCGGAACAAATCGTTCTTACAGAAATGCAGTATTCCCGATAAAACGTCAAACAATATTGGAAAACAGTATGAAGGATGTTTTCATTCCTCTTTGTACAAAAAAAGTCTTTATGAAGGCTTTTGTTGGATCCAAAAATCTTCTAAGATGGCATTCGGACGATAAAAATGCGTACAAAAAGGATTTGATTGATTGCATCTCTAAGTATTTAAGTGAGGTTTTATAG
- a CDS encoding restriction endonuclease subunit S, producing the protein MAVEMKKYRLADIAEIVISSVDKKTKPGEKIVRLCNFTDVYHNWAIKQSDYDSFMVASASDSNINKLSLKKGFVAFTKDSETRDDIGISTYIADDFEDVVLGYHCALAKPNEDIVYGKYLNAFMSSDYIKKYFELNATGSGMRFTLAVSTMEDMPIMLPSMKVQKKVGDMLSDFDRRIENLRAQNRVLEQTAKTIYDYTFLQCAGKEKVYNKVLNRNIPVDWEVKKLGDLVDVNCSTAKKNEFNEILYLETSGVFENTIEEVSFQKYADAPSRAKRKVKDRTIVYSTVRPEQRHFGILLKPPSNLIVSTGFVTIDAKENVGDISFYLYSFLSQESTIQYLSTIAANSVSSYPSINPSDIESLLVVYPDFDTLEIFNSIITPIFQKRLLNSKQIESLTTQRNALLPLLMTGQIEV; encoded by the coding sequence ATGGCTGTGGAAATGAAAAAATATCGTTTGGCTGATATTGCGGAAATTGTGATCAGCAGTGTAGATAAAAAGACGAAACCGGGTGAAAAAATTGTAAGACTTTGCAATTTTACGGATGTTTACCACAATTGGGCTATCAAGCAATCTGACTACGATTCTTTTATGGTGGCATCGGCTAGCGATAGTAATATAAACAAGCTTTCTTTGAAGAAAGGTTTTGTCGCCTTTACCAAGGATAGTGAAACTCGTGATGACATCGGTATTTCTACTTACATTGCAGATGATTTTGAAGATGTCGTTCTTGGCTACCATTGCGCCTTGGCGAAACCAAATGAAGATATTGTGTATGGCAAGTATCTGAATGCATTTATGAGCTCTGATTACATCAAAAAATATTTCGAGTTGAATGCAACCGGAAGTGGAATGCGCTTTACACTTGCTGTATCTACGATGGAAGACATGCCAATCATGCTGCCGAGTATGAAGGTTCAAAAGAAAGTCGGTGATATGCTTTCTGACTTTGATAGACGCATTGAAAATCTTCGTGCTCAGAATCGCGTGTTGGAACAAACCGCCAAGACAATCTACGACTACACCTTCCTCCAATGCGCGGGGAAGGAAAAGGTCTACAATAAAGTCCTTAATCGGAATATTCCTGTAGATTGGGAAGTGAAGAAACTAGGTGATTTGGTTGATGTAAATTGTTCAACTGCTAAAAAAAATGAATTTAATGAAATTCTTTATTTAGAAACATCAGGCGTTTTTGAAAATACAATTGAAGAGGTATCTTTTCAAAAATATGCGGATGCTCCAAGTCGAGCGAAACGAAAGGTCAAAGATCGAACTATTGTGTACTCAACGGTTCGTCCGGAACAGCGTCATTTTGGAATCTTATTAAAACCTCCTTCTAACTTAATAGTTTCAACGGGTTTTGTTACTATTGATGCTAAAGAAAATGTTGGGGATATTTCATTTTATCTTTATTCATTTTTATCTCAAGAAAGTACTATACAGTATTTGAGCACGATTGCCGCGAATAGTGTTTCTTCATACCCATCAATAAATCCATCTGATATTGAAAGTTTACTTGTTGTTTATCCAGATTTTGATACTCTGGAAATATTTAATAGTATAATTACGCCAATCTTCCAAAAACGATTGTTAAACTCCAAACAAATCGAATCCTTGACCACCCAACGCAACGCCCTCCTCCCGCTCCTCATGACCGGCCAAATCGAGGTGTAA